The Acidobacteriota bacterium DNA segment CGGGCGTCGCGTCGCCTGCGGGGGCGATCGCCACCTGCCAGTCGCCGGGCTGCAGCCTGACCGACGGGCTCTGGTCGCCGTTCTCGAAGTCGCGGACGACCGCGCGCGGGGCGCGGCCGCGGCTGTAGAAGTCGCGGGCGAGCGTCACGTCGACGGCCGGCGCAAACGCGGTGTGATGGGCGATGACGCGCGTCGAGCCGGGCGCCACGGCGCTGAAGTCGTTCTCGAAGACGCTGGCCGTCGGCCCGCCGATGGCGTCGAGGTGCGCCACGACGCTGTAGCTCTTGGCGGCCTCGAAGGTGAGCGTCACGGGTCCGAGGGCCGGCGCGCCCGCGCAGGACCCCGCCGTGTCGTCGTAGATGGCGATGTCGAAGGTGCCGACGAGCGGCACCGGGCCGGCAATGTTGCCGAAGGTGAAGTCCTCGATGGCGCAGGCGCCGTTCACCGAGATGTCGACCGGGAACCCGTCGGTCCCCGGAATGCCGTGAACGACGAACACGCCCGTCGTCTG contains these protein-coding regions:
- a CDS encoding DUF4397 domain-containing protein: MFKHVIRTALVATLGLVPVAASAQTTGVFVVHGIPGTDGFPVDISVNGACAIEDFTFGNIAGPVPLVGTFDIAIYDDTAGSCAGAPALGPVTLTFEAAKSYSVVAHLDAIGGPTASVFENDFSAVAPGSTRVIAHHTAFAPAVDVTLARDFYSRGRAPRAVVRDFENGDQSPSVRLQPGDWQVAIAPAGDATPVFGPLTVTLEPFRTYLVYAIGSIFDGSFTLALKAVEVPKDRPSMRIAR